The genomic DNA TGGCGGCACCCCGGGGCCGACGGGGGCGCGCCCCGGGACGGGGCGGCGCGGGTCCCCTCCGCCCCGGGGCGTCCGGGGCGGAGGGGACCCGCGGGGTCACGGCCGGAAGCGCAGGACCTGCGGGTCGTGGTCGCTGACCTGGTCCGCGAACTCCGCGTTGATGTGCACGCTGTCGTACGTGAAGCGGCGGATGCCGGGGCTGGTCAGGATCTGGTCCAGCACCTGGCTGTTGCCCTGGAAGACGTAGGAGTAGCGCTCGGACCGGGGCAGGCTCGTGACGGCCGCGCGCAGGGCGCCGCCGTCGGTGAGGGCCCGGGTCGTGGCGGAGAACTCGAAGTCGTTGATGTCGCCGAGGACCACGACGTCGGCGTTGCGCTGGACGGCGAGGACGTCCTTGACGAAGGCGTTGACGACCTTCGCCTGCTGGACGCGCTTGACCTCGGAGGAACGATTCGGCGGCTGGCGGTGGGAGACGAGCGGCTCGTCTCCGCCCTTGGAGCCGAAGTGGTTCGCGACGACGATCACCGTGCGGCCGCGGAAGACGAACTCGCCGGCCAGCGGCTTGCGGCTGTTCTCCCAGGCGGCGTCCGCCGGGGCGATCCGGCCGGGGGAGGCGGTCAGGGCCGCCTCGCCGCGCTCCTCGACGACGCCGGTCGGGGTCGTGGCGTCGCCGCCCGCGCGGTCGGTGAACGACACGCGCTCGGGGTTGAAGAGGAACACCTGGCGGATGTTGCCGCCGGGTTCGCCGCCGTCCCCGCCGTCCTCCGGGTCGACGGACCGCCACGCGTACGCGGGGCCGCCCGCGGCGACGATCGCGTCCGTGAACTTCTCCAGCGTCTGCCCGGCGGTGACCGTGCCGTCGTCGCGGGCGCCGCTGTCGTCCTGGATCTCCTCCAGGGCCACGATGTCGGGCGACGCCAGGTTCTCCACGACCGCCCCCGCCAGCGCGTCGAACTTCTCCTGCGGGTCGGTCGGGTCGAGGTTCTCCACGTTGTACGTGGCGACGGCGAGTTCGCCGCGGCGCTGCGGGCGCGTCCTCTCGCGCTGCAGGCCGCGGCCCTCCACGGTGCCGAGGGTGCGCGCGGCGAGGGTGTAGCCGCCGTACTGGTCGAAGTCGAGCGGACCCTCGGTGGTGCCGGTGAGCACGTCACCGACGTTCGCGGCCGGGAAGGGCTGTTCGGCGAGCGGGACGAGCGACCGGACCTTGAGGCGGCCGGGGTTCTGGGACCCGTACGAGCCGTAGAGGGTGCCGCCCCGGCGGGTGGGGTTCCGGCAGGGCTCGACGGTCACCCACAGCTCGGCGTGCTCGGTGCTGGGGCCGACGACGCGCGAGGCGCCGACGCGGACGTTGGCGCCCTCCAGCGACTCGTAGTAGTCCAGCGCGTAGGAGGAGGGCCTGAGGGCGAGGCCGTTGATCGAGCCCTCCGCGGCCGGGTCGCCCCCGGGCGCGTACGCGTCCGGGACGGACCCGGCGGTGACGGTCACCGGGGCGGGCAGCGGGTTGCCGGAGGAGACGACGGTGACGGCCGGCTTCGAGATCTGGGTGAGCGACTGGTTGCCGGAGCCGGGGCCGCCGGGGACGTACTCGGTGACCGTGCCCGACACCCGTACGGCGTCGCCGACGGAGACGGCCGGCCTCGAACCCGTGAAGACGAAGACGCCCTCGCTGGTCGCCGCGTCCCCGTCCGCCTCCGGGTCCTGGAACCAGAAGCCCCGGGAACCGTACGTGCGCACGCCGGTGACGACGCCGGGGACGTCCGCGACGTGCCGCCCGACGAGCGGGGATATGCGCGTGGAGCCCTGGACGTCGTGGATGCGGACGGTGCCGGCCGCGTCCGCCGCCGAGCCGGGGGCTCCGGCGAGCAGCCCGGCGGCCAGTGCGGCGGCGACGACGGCCGGGACGGCGGCGGTTCTCGGCGGGAAGGAAGCCATGGGCGGACTCCAAGAGGGAGGCGGAGGACGGGCGTGCGCGGGGGCCCGGGGTAGGCCGACCGCTCTACGCGCGTCAATCTCTTGGGTGTGCGGGCAGCCTGTCAAGGGGCTCCCGGTGGACGGCGCCCGTCGGGCACGTGAACGCGGGAGGCGCCCCCGCGGGCGTCTAGGCTTGGAGGTCGCCCGGACCCGCACCGCCGTTCGCCCCGAGGAGACGCCGCCCATGCCCTCAGACCGTCCGACCCTCCCGCCGGTGCGGCTCCGACCGGAGGCCGAACTGGCGCGGGCCGCGCTGGCCG from Streptomyces sp. MRC013 includes the following:
- a CDS encoding endonuclease/exonuclease/phosphatase family protein — translated: MASFPPRTAAVPAVVAAALAAGLLAGAPGSAADAAGTVRIHDVQGSTRISPLVGRHVADVPGVVTGVRTYGSRGFWFQDPEADGDAATSEGVFVFTGSRPAVSVGDAVRVSGTVTEYVPGGPGSGNQSLTQISKPAVTVVSSGNPLPAPVTVTAGSVPDAYAPGGDPAAEGSINGLALRPSSYALDYYESLEGANVRVGASRVVGPSTEHAELWVTVEPCRNPTRRGGTLYGSYGSQNPGRLKVRSLVPLAEQPFPAANVGDVLTGTTEGPLDFDQYGGYTLAARTLGTVEGRGLQRERTRPQRRGELAVATYNVENLDPTDPQEKFDALAGAVVENLASPDIVALEEIQDDSGARDDGTVTAGQTLEKFTDAIVAAGGPAYAWRSVDPEDGGDGGEPGGNIRQVFLFNPERVSFTDRAGGDATTPTGVVEERGEAALTASPGRIAPADAAWENSRKPLAGEFVFRGRTVIVVANHFGSKGGDEPLVSHRQPPNRSSEVKRVQQAKVVNAFVKDVLAVQRNADVVVLGDINDFEFSATTRALTDGGALRAAVTSLPRSERYSYVFQGNSQVLDQILTSPGIRRFTYDSVHINAEFADQVSDHDPQVLRFRP